The nucleotide sequence CGAAGCCATGTTGAGCATGTTGCGTCACAACATCCACTACCTGCCGGTGATTCAGCGCCGCCGCCCCGTGGGCATGATCAACCTCTCCGACATCATCCGCTACGAGTCGCAGAGCAGCCTGTATCTGGTCAATTCGATCTTCAACCAACCCGATGTCGCCGGTCTGCAAAGCCTGCTGCCCGACCTGCGCGGCACCTTCGTGCGCATGGCCAACGAACAGGCCACCGCGCACATGATCGGCAGCGCCATGGCAGGCATCGGCCGGGCTTTCACTCAGCGCCTGCTGGAATTGGCCGAACAAAAACTCGGCCCACCGCCGGTGCCTTATTGCTTCCTCGCCGCCGGTTCCATGGCCCGCGATGAACAACTGGTGGTGACCGACCAAGACAATGCGCTGATTCTCGATGACCGCTTCGACCCTGACCTGCATGACGGCTACTTTGCCGAGCTGGCCACCTTTGTCAGCGACGGCCTCGCTGCCTGCGGCTACACCTATTGCAAGGGCGGGATCATGGCCACTAATCGGCAGTGGCGGCAGCCGCTCAAGGTCTGGCGCGGTTATTTCAGCCAGTGGATCGACCGGCCCAACCCGCAAACCCTGCTCAATAGCTGCATCTTCTTTGACCTCGACGGCGTGCACGGTGAAATCGAGCTGGCGGAAAACCTCAAAGATCTGCTCGCGGAAAAAGCCAGCAACGCCCCAGCCTTCCTCGCCGCCCTGGCCCGCAACGCGTTGAATCGCACACCGCCACTGGGCTTCTTTCGCACCTTCGTGATGGAAACTGACGGCCAGCAGAAACACATCATCAACCTCAAGGGCCGCGGCACCGCACCGCTCACCGACTTGATCCGCGTGCACGCGCTGGCGTGCGGCAGCAAGGCACAGAACTCGCTGGAGCGCCTCGACGCCATCGCCAAAACCAAACTGCTGCAACCCGAGGCCATCAGCCAACTGCGCTACGCCCTGGAGTTTCTCAGCCGAGTGCGCATCCGCCATCAGGCCAATGCGCTGAGCGAAGGCCGCGAGCCGGGCAACTACATCGAGCCAGAGAAAGTCTCGGCCAGTGATCGACACAACCTCAAGGAAGCCTTTCAGGTATTGAGCAACGCGCAAAAGTTTCTACGCTTCCGCTACCCCGCGCAGCCGGGCAAGCTTTGATGACGCGCCCTACCGCGTCAGCCGCCAACGCCCCGTTCGACTGGGCTGAACAGTTCGCCCGGCTTGCCAGCATCACGCAAAACCCTCGCTTGCAGGCGTTCTACAAGGCCGGCGTAGTCAGCCCCGACACGCCGCTGGAACACGTGCCGCTGATGGCCCTGGATGTGGAAACCACCGGCCTTGACGCCCACCAACACGCCATCGTCAGCCTCGGCCTAGTGCCGTGCACCCTGCGCCGCATCCGTTGTGGCGACGCGCTGTATTGGGTGGTTAAACCGGCCAGTGAGCTGAGCAGTGAGTCGGTGACCTTTCACCACATCACCCACTCAGACATCCGCCACGCGCCGCGCTTGGGGCAGATCCTCGACGAACTGCTCACAGCCATGGCCGGTAAGGTTATGGTGGTGCATTACCGCACTATCGAA is from Pseudomonas sp. TMP9 and encodes:
- a CDS encoding DUF294 nucleotidyltransferase-like domain-containing protein gives rise to the protein MQIELLEIRDHLQRFPPFDALPEDSLDSITRQVEVAYFKAGTDILLYGAAIHELHYVRSGAVEIYRRNGELYNRLSEGDIFGQSGLLRSNKVRFPARAIEDCLIYFIPAALFAQLCEQHDSFADFVEAEGQSRLKSAVESQGKASDLMQVKVRTLISRQPVCTSQDTPVQQAAQLMTEQSVSSLVILDGAEAGSAMVGILTDRDLRTRVLAIGLDTATPVSQVMSPNPITIQPDDSVFEAMLSMLRHNIHYLPVIQRRRPVGMINLSDIIRYESQSSLYLVNSIFNQPDVAGLQSLLPDLRGTFVRMANEQATAHMIGSAMAGIGRAFTQRLLELAEQKLGPPPVPYCFLAAGSMARDEQLVVTDQDNALILDDRFDPDLHDGYFAELATFVSDGLAACGYTYCKGGIMATNRQWRQPLKVWRGYFSQWIDRPNPQTLLNSCIFFDLDGVHGEIELAENLKDLLAEKASNAPAFLAALARNALNRTPPLGFFRTFVMETDGQQKHIINLKGRGTAPLTDLIRVHALACGSKAQNSLERLDAIAKTKLLQPEAISQLRYALEFLSRVRIRHQANALSEGREPGNYIEPEKVSASDRHNLKEAFQVLSNAQKFLRFRYPAQPGKL
- a CDS encoding 3'-5' exonuclease translates to MTRPTASAANAPFDWAEQFARLASITQNPRLQAFYKAGVVSPDTPLEHVPLMALDVETTGLDAHQHAIVSLGLVPCTLRRIRCGDALYWVVKPASELSSESVTFHHITHSDIRHAPRLGQILDELLTAMAGKVMVVHYRTIERNFLDQAVRQHLGDGLQFPVIDTMQLEARLHRQPSWWERLLRREPVSIRLADSRLRYGLPLYGAHHALTDALATAELLQAQVATHYSAQTPVGELWS